The window CATGTTTATACGCAATATGTAAAAGCGGCGAAAATAGTTGGCACGAAAGATGATGAACACAGGTCGGTTCGCAAATAGATAATGGAGAATAAAATGATACGAAATGCTCAGGAAGATATCTCGCTGACAAAAATTGCATCGGCATCGATTCGTTTGTCAAAAATAGCACCGGAACTGCATGATATTTCCGTGGCTATGGAGCAGAATGCCCGCAAACAGGCGGCCGATTCGATGTCATTGGCCCACGCCAGCGAAGCGCTGATTGACGTCATGGAACAGACGATGACCCGTCTTGAGCACTCCTCCGGAGCCATCAACGACGTGGTGGATTCATTACGTGCGACGGCGATGAAAACCAAAATTCTGGCATTGAATGTATGCGTAGAGGCCAGTCGATTTAATTTTAACGGATCAGCCTTTGATGTGGTGGCTCGCGAAATATCAGATTTGGCCGAACACACGGGAAGCTCTGCCGAAACGGCGCACGACACCATGTGCTCCATGCATCAGTCCATGGATGAAATGTTTAGTGCCGCAGGTGTTCGGGATGCCGCCAAAGGTGCGCCGCCGGGTGAGAATCATGATCAGCTGGATTTATCCACGCTCAAAAATCATCTGTGTATGGTGGCCGATCGTGCACAGGAACATACCCATACGGCACAGACCCTTAGCGAAAACAGTGGACTGATTCGCCAGTTAAGCGAAGAACTGCTCCTGTCCGCCGGCCGCTTTCGTATGCCGGCGCATTATAAAGCGCAGCGGATATTTCGTACCTTTATCAGTGCGGCCGAAATAATGACGCTGCATCGAGGCACGATGGAAGCCTTTCTGCGAAATCAGCTGGTGCTGCATCCCTTTTTCGAACTGTTTTATGTAACAGATTCGCTGGGTCTGCAGATCACTGAAAATATCTGGTCAGATGCCGAACGCGACGGATCAGAAGCATTAGGAAAAAACTGGTCGGCACGTCCATGGTTTCGCGATGTGAAAGCGTCGCGCGAGATCTGCATCAGCAATATTTACCGCTCTGTAGCCACCGACAATTTTTGCTTTACGATATCAGGCCCCATACTTGTGGACGGCCTTATGAAAGGAGTTATCGCCGCCGATATCAACTTTGCGTCTTTACTTACCTTATAGGCCGTGTGATTCACTGTCTTACCTCCGCATTCGGGCATATGACTTCCGTTGTATGCCCGTTTGCGTTTTCATGGGCGGCATCGGGCTTGCTTCGATTATGAACAACGAAAGGTTTTTTATGAAGCGTTGGATTTTGCCGGTTTTAGTGATGAGTATCACTGCTCCGACCATTTTTGCCGAATTACCGTGGAACACCATGTCTCTTAAAATCTTTGTGGGACCTTCACAAAACGGAGGGACGCTCAAGGAAAACGGACTGGAGCACGAATACGAATATGGCGTAGGCGGCGTCATGGCACTCAATGACGAGATCGAGCTGGAACTGGCTGCATCCAAATGGGATGTGAAGAGCATGACGGCCGCCACAGTATTGGAAGAACATGCCAATAAACTGTCGCTGACGGGTCGCCGAAAATACTATTTCCCCAGCTTGTTTGTTCCCTGGTGGGAAGCCGGACTGGACTTCGCAACGATTGATTCCTATGAGCGGATTCTCCAGCATACGGATGCCTATAATTACTATGAGAATGAATACAGCCTGAGTGTATTCGGCGGCCATGTGGGCATCGGCGTCGATATTTATCCGTGGGAATACAGTGCCATCGCCGTATTCTTTGATATTCGCTACACGTATTACTTCACCAATACTGATATCAATCAATGGAGCGCATACGTCGGCTTACGATGGGACTTCTGGGATCGGGGACTCGATCGGCGCAACTACAAGCGGGTCGATCTCGGCGACACACACCCGTTGCAGGAAACTCCGGTTTATCTGCGCGAAGCCTCGCCCGATCCCAAATGGCAGGACTTCATCCCGGAAAATCTATACAAACCGATCCCCAAAGAAGGCGAATAATCCCCCATCCAAGTGCCAGCAACCGGACGCGCCCGAACCATCCCCGCCGTTAAAATTTGTAAGTGACGCCGCCTCGGACAACGAAATCATTTTTCTCTTTACCGGCCGCCGGAAGACTGTTGTAGTCATCAGTCAGCGTTACCTGCAAACCAAGGCCGCCATAAACCGGTGCATTTACACCCATTTCACCATGAAGAAGATAGGTGGAAAATTCGTCAAGGCGCGGGATGTACGTTCCGTCGGCCCAGCAGTCCGCCCCGTTTGCAAAAGTATGTTTTGCGTTGAGCCCGACAAAGGCCGCCAGATAATCCGACTCCGTCCCGCCCAGTTTTTCAACAATATACGAGGGGCCGGCCTCCATACCCGCCTCGCTCCTTTCCGAGCGATAAACCCGCATTCCACAGCCCGCATTCAGGGTATAGCGATAGGTTAAGTCTGCAATGTCATCGTATTTCCAGGAAAGCCCGCTCACAAAATAACTGCGTTCCGTCACATCATAGCTGTACAGCAGCCCGGCCATGGCATTGTCGGTCTTATCTGTTCCATCGGTGTGCTCATAGGCCTTCTGACCACGAAATTTCACACGGGATGATTCAAAATGACGGAGAACTGTCAGTCCGAAATCAAACTGGTTCTGTTCGGTATTGCCGCTTTTCTGCTGAAATCCCAGCGCGACCTTTCCCTCATAGGTTCCCGCTTTCTTATCGTCAGGCGTCACATACGCCACGCCCACCTGTTTTTGCCATCCGGCATCTTTATCTGCGAAAGACACCGACACCATGAAGGCGGCCAGAATCACACTCTGAATACATCTTTTCATCATACATTTCCTATCAAATCATTATCATGTTCTCATCCGCGAAAAAGGCTGAAGGTATGTACCGTTACGCATTGATGATGCAAGCACAATCGCGCACCGCATAAGGCGGCAAGATGAAAAACAGGTCGATGTGACGCAGGTATGGCGCGTCATAGAACGTTCCAATGATTGGAATTCCTGCCTAAAAAAGTTCCAATCATTGGAACTTTTACAAAAACAACCGCTTCTTGTTTTTTTACGAATAGGCTATACAAGGGAATAGAACAGGAATGAGGTGGCTGGCATATTCAATGCTAATTTTTAGAACTCTTAGGCTCATCAGCCGGCTGGCGTTACATTCGGGATGAAAAAGCAGACGCAGGGAAAGTGAAACACGGTATGACAGAACAGATTTTTCTGAATCGATGGCGGACAATCAAAACGTTTATGTGCCGGGCATTGCTCATGCTGGGGTGGGTGACGTCCGGTCAGGCGCAGCGCGTGAGTCTGACCATTACCAATGCCTATGGAATTCCATCCCTTTCCAGGGAGCAGATTCAGTCGGTATCGGTGACCACCAACGTGATATCGGATCAGTTCGGCTACGTTTATGCCATGGAAATCGGTGATTTAGACAATGACGGAAAGGCGGACGTGGTGGCCGCGGGATACCAGTCGGACAAAGTGGTGTGCTGGTTGAAAAAGCCGATCGGCTGGGTCTTGCAGACCATTGGTACCGGGGTGAATGGTGCCAGCGGCGTATCCCTCGCCGACATCGATCACGACGGAAAAGTGGATGTGGTTGGATCCGCAGATGAAGGCGGTCAGATCTACTGGTGGCGCAATGCTTCCGGCGACGGAACATCTTGGACCCCTTACATCGTCGATGGCAGCGTGACGAAGGCCTACGCAGTGGATACCGGCGACATGAATGGCGACGGACGCGCCGACATTGTTGCGGCATCCTATAGCGGCAATGCGATTTACTATTGGCAGAACATCGACGGATCGGGAACCAACTGGGAACGTCGCACCGTGGCGACCGGATTTAGCGGCCCCACCGACGTAAAATGTGCGGACATGGACAGCGATGGCGACCTGGATATTGTGGCCTGCGCCAACAGTGTGGGAACGGTCAGCTGGTGGGAAAACACAGAAGGAACAGGCGAGAAATGGGTGGTACACGTGATATCCCCCCGTACGGACGACGCGTTCACATTGGATGTGCAGGATGCCAACGGGGATGGGCAGCCCGACATTATTCTGGGTACCTCCGGCGGATTGATTATCTACTGGGAAAATCTGAATGCGGGCATCAGCTGGAGGCAGACAGCCGTGGCACAGGCTTTCACCGATATAAAAGACATCGCATGGGCTGATATGGATGAGGACGGCGATTTGGATGTGGTGGCCTGTAGCTTTGATAAAAATGAAATCGCCTGGTGGGAACAGCGCATTGATACATGGCAGAAATGGTCTATCTGTGCCAACTGGCCTGCGCCGCGCGCCCTAGCCTGCGGAGATCTGGATCAGGACGGACGCAGCGATGTGGCGGCGGGAACCTATTCGACAGATACCAGCGTCCGCTGGTTTGGCGAAGACCCCGAATACGCCATGACGCCGTTTGCTCCCGTTGCGGGACTGATTACAACCAACTATCTGCCGCAGGGTCGCATGGCGGCGGTGACCGTGACCAACAGCACCGTGGTCGACGACATGTTCCGCTATTTATGTTACGGATGGCAGGGCTCGGGCAGTTTCCCCAGCGGCTCGTCAACCAATACCGGTGCACAGACTGTTTCCATGGATTCCAGTGTCACCTGGCTCTGGAAACCCCAGTATCGACTGGAAGTCAGTGCCGACAAACATGGACTGGTGGATGGCACCTCCGGCTGGTATGACGACGGCGAAAAAGTAACCTTAACCGCCACCGCCGTTACCGAAGGCTATATCTTTTATCGCTGGTTCGGTGTGACGGAAAACATGGCCACCAACAATCCGCTGGTTCTAACCATGGATCAGCCCTACGAAGTGGAAGCCCAGTTTGCCATGAACTGGTATGAGGTCACCGCCTCGGCCGGACTAAACGGCTCCATTGTTCCCAGCGGCACCGTGCAGGTGGTATCCGGCGGAAATCAGACCTTCCGTTTTTATCCCGATGCCGGGTATGAAGTGAGCGAGGTCAAGGTCAACGACGAATCCAAGGGCGCAGGCAACGAATTCACCTTCGCCAATATCGACAGCAATTACACCCTGCAAGTCTATTTCTCGCGCAAAACCATCGGCATCCGTTCCACCAGCAGTTATGGCAATACCGTCCCGCCATCGGGCCGGACGACCATGCTCCCCGGGGGAACACAGATGACCTGTCGCGTATCCGATTCCCCGGTCATTGTGGGCGGAACCACCCAGTTTGTGTGCAATGGATGGACAGGAACGGGAAGTGTTCCCGGTTACGGAACATCCGATACCACGGCATCTTTTGTGTTGTCGGAATATTCGACGATTGCCTGGTCATGGAAGACACAGGTGCTCTTTTCGGCCACCAATGATGTGGGCGGACGCACCGATAAAACTGAAGAATGGGTGGATCGCGGCGGTGAAACACAGGTTTCGGCTATTCCGGATCAGGGCTATGTGTTCTCCGGCTGGAGCGGCAATATGGCGGTTTCGGCGCAGATGGATAATCCGCTGACGCTGCTGATGGATCGCAAACGCGATGTGACCGCGCATTTTGATGTATTTCGTCCCGTCATTGAGGCCGGCTCCGGCAATAACGGACGCATAGAGCCCAGCGGACGCATCGACACAGCCTATTTATCGCAGCCCACCTTTGAAATCATTCCCGACGAAGGCTATCGCATTGCTTCCGTCACCGTGGATGGCGTTTCGGTGGGCGTCCAGCCCGTCTATCAGTTTGAGCCGGTAGCGGCGGATCATACGATTTATGCCGTATTTTCCGATGATGCCTATGTGCTGACCGTGGCCAGTGCCTATGGAACCGCCTCCCCGGAGGCGGGAACACACAGCTTTTCTGCATCGGATATCATCCAGTGCAAACAGAACCAATCCATCGTAACGTCGGGAGCATCCACCCAGTTCCTTTGCACCGGATGGACGGGGTCGGGATCAGTGAGTGCCTCGGGCACCAACATGGAAACGTCGTTATTTATCCTGAAAAAAGACTCCGCCATCACCTGGAACTGGTCAACCCAGTATTGGTTTTCTGTAGACGCGGCGGCAGGCGGTACCGTCGATGCCAGCAATCAGTGGGTGGATGCCGAATCCATCAGCCGCATCACCGCCACCGCCGATCCCGGCTACAGTTTTGCCGGCTGGCAGCTGAGTATCACCGGACTGGATACCAATACCAATCCGCTGGACATCCCTTTCCATCAGGCCGTAACGGCCACCGCGCATTTTGAGGAACAGCGCGTCACGTTGACCGCCACCTCTGCAGGCATGGGGCAGATCGTCCCGTCGGGCTCCATTCGTGCCGATTACGGAACCAACGTGGCTTTTGTCATCACACCCAACACAGGCTATCGCGTGGAGGATGTCACCGTGGATGATTTGTCCATAGGCGCCACGACGGGGTACACGTTCACCAATGTAATGACCAATCACACCATTCACGCGTCTTTTACACTGGATTTTTATACGCTGTCGGTGACCAATGCAGGCAATTACGGACAACCCGTTCCTCAGGCAGGCAGCAGGACGGTCGCAGGCGGGTTGACCACCAATGGTCTGATGCTGAACAGTGTCGTCGAACGCGGTTCCACCCAGCTGGTCTGTGCCGGATGGACAGGCGCAGGCAGTGCGCCCACCAACGGAACGGGAACCAATACCGGCAGTTTTATCGTGCGCTCCGATAGCTCCGTCAACTGGCTGTGGAACACCAATGTGCAGCTGGCGGTGTCGGCCGGCCCCAATGGGGCGGTGAGTACGACCGGCGGCTGGTATCCCGTTGGAACCACCGGCGTAACCGTTCAGGCGGTTCCCGACGGCTATTTCCGTTTTGCTGGCTGGAGCGGCGATGTGCCGGCCAGTCAGTCCAATGCGAATCCGCTGGTTCTCAGCATGACACAGCCGCGCGCCATCACCGCGCAGTTCAGCACCAATACGATTTATGTATCTACGTCAAAATCGGGATCAGGCGATATCACTCCCGCATCGCAATTCTATCCTCCCAACAGCGATGTGACCATTCGCGTGGTTCCGTGGAGCGGATCGCGCATTCAGCAGATCATGCTGGACAGTGTTTCGCAGAGGCTGACCAATTATTACGACATGTCGCTGGTGCTCTCCAATCTGGTCAATGATCACACCGTTACCGCCACCTTCGGAGACGATGAATATGCACTGTATGTTCAGAGTGCCTATGGCGTGGTAGACCCCGCAGCGGGAACCAATATGTATGCCAAAGGAACATCGGTTCATTTATCTCTGGAGCGCTCCCCGCAATTGATTGGTGATGGACGCAGCCGTGCGGTCTACACAGAATTCAGCGGAACCGGTAGTGTGCCCGCCACCGGCACAGAAAGTAATCTGAGCATCACCGTCACGTCCGATTCTTCCATAACCTGGAACTGGAAAACCCAGCATGTTCTACAGGTCTCGTCCACCATCGGCGGACGCGTCAGCGGCGAGAGCAATGCATGGCATGATGTGGGCGACTCCGTATCACTGGTGGCCGCGCCGGACATCGGATATCGTTTTATTACCTGGAGCGGCGATGTTCCGTCCAGTGTTGCCGCGTCGAATATTATTGAATTAACCATGGATCAGGGACGCACCGTAGAGGCGGTGTTTGCCGACGCGTTCGCTGAGCTGGTGGTGTCCAGTCCCTATGGTCAGACCGATCCCGCAGAAGGCACGCACTCGTATGTTTACGGCAGCAATGTGACTTGCGGACAGCTCTATGCGTCCTGGCCCACCAACCCAGCGGGAACCCAGTTTGTCTGCCAGGGCTGGGCGGGAACCGGCGACGTACCGGCCAGTGGAACCACCCTGCAGACCGATACGTTCAGCCTGCAAGATGATTCGTCCATTGCCTGGCTGTGGATCACCAATGTAGAACTGTCACTGACGCAAACCGACGGCGGAACCATTGCCACCGATGCCGCATGGGTTCGACAGGGATCCAACGCGGTCATTACCGCCACCCCCGGCACGGGCATGTCTCTGAGTCGCTGGATCGGCGATGTCCCCGCCGCGAGTTCTAATCAGAATCCCCTGTATGTGATCATGGATCGATCCCGATCGGTGGAAGCCCTGTTTGTGACCAATCAACCCATACTCTCGATATCATCGAAATATGGAACACCCGTTCCTGCGGCGGGAAGCGAAGCCGGCGATTATGGTCGCGTGGAGAACTGCTCGGTGTCTCCAACGATTGTATCTCTTTCCAGCTCCGAACGCATGATCTGCACCGGTTGGAGCGGAACCGGCGATGTGGAGTCTTCCGGCAGTAATGTCACCACCAGTGTGATGATCACACAGGATTCCTCCCTGACCTGGAACTGGAAAAAACAGTATGTACTGGAGGCCTCGGGCGGACTCAACGGCTGGGTCAGCCCCACCTCCACGTGGTTTGATGTGGATGCTTCGGCGCAATGCCTCGCCACAGCCAATTCGGGGTATCAGTTTGACTATTGGTCGGGCGATGTGGCGGTGACCGATACCACAAACAATCCGGTGACCGTGACCATGGACGCGGCCCGCACCCTGCGCGCTAATTTTATTGAGGTTCGTCCCATCCTGGTCGTGAGCAACAGCATTGGCGGCTGTTCTCCGGCACCCGGCACGCATACCGAATATGATTACGGCGACGAGATTGGCCTGTTGATTTATCAGACGCCCTATCCTTCCAATGCCCTGTCCACCCACTATGTCTGCACCGGCTGGAACGGATCGGGCAGCGTCCCCTCGTCGGGATCCGGTTCCTATACCAACATCATCCTGCAGGAAGCTTCGCTCATCAGCTGGAACTGGAAAACCCAGTTTATGCTGACGGTTACGTCTTCTGTATATGGATCCGTTGCCTCCGTTTCCGGCTGGAAAGACCAGAATGCAGAGGTGGATGTGACGGCCATGCCTGATACCGGCCAGGTCTTTGCAGGCTGGAGCGGCGATTTATCCTCCCCGTCTTCCAGCAACGAGAATCCCATGACCGTGACCATGGATCAGTCGCGGCGGATAGAAGCCCGTTTTACCACCAATCGTCCTGTCCTGACCATTATCAGCGATCTGGGCGAAGCCATTCCCGCCGTCGGCATCTATAGCACCAATTACCATGCCGAAATCTTTGCATCGGTCACCTGCGGCGTGATCACTAATGGCCCGGGTACACAATACCTGCAGCAGGGCTGGAGCGGATCGGGCAGTATTCCGCCATCGGGCGACACCTGTCATTTGTCCGCCACCATCACCAACGATTCCACGCTGGTATGGAACTGGCAGGTGCAATATGCTCTAACAGTCACCAATGAGGCGGGCGGCACCGTCGATGCCCCGTCGGGCTGGCATAATATGGGAACCAATGTATCCATCCGCGCGGTTCCCGATGCGCATTTCCGTTTCGACTCCTGGCAGGGCAACGGCATTCCCGATGCCCTGACCAATCGTGCCGAATTATCGGTGGCCATGTCCGAACCGATTTCGCTTACGGCTCTCTTCAGCACCAATAATCTGCTGATCACCGCCACGGTAGAAGGCACCGACTGCGGTTCGATGTCGCCCACCGGAACCATCGTCGTGGCTCCCCATGGCGAGCTGGCCTTTGACCTGGCGACGAAAAACCATTGCGAAGGCTATCTGGTGGTGGATGGACGTTATGTGGCATTTACCAATCGGTATGTGTTCTCCGATGTCATCGAAGACCATTCCATTCGGGCCGTGTTCGAAAAGGAAAATGTACTCCTGTATGTGGGCAGCACCTATCCCGATGGACGCACCGTACCGCCCATCGGTGCCATTACCTATAAATATGGCGACAGTGTGACCTGTATGGTGACCAATTCCCCTTACGACGACGGCGTGACCCTCTTTACCTGCAATGGCTGGACCGGCGCCGGCAATGTGCCGCTGTATACCAATGGAATGGATCCCGCCGTGGTTCCCACCTTCACTATGGAGGAAGACTCACAGATCATCTGGCAGTGGGATACCAATTACTGGCTGGAAATTGTGCCATCGCCCTTCGGCAGCGTCGATGTGGATTCCGGATGGAAGGCGAATGAACTGATTACATTAAATGCCACCGTCAGTAATCACGCCAGTTTTGTGGGTTGGGCCGGCGATACAGAAAATGCGGTGACCAACGGGACGGAACTGGTATTTATGATGGAGCATGCCCGCACCATCGAACCCGTTTTTGCGCCGGATAAATATATCGTCACCATTGAGTCGGCCCACGGCAATGTGGATCCGGAACCGGGATCGCAGGCCTATGATTATGGAACGCGTGTGGTCTCTCAGCTGACGAGTAATCCCGTTTTTGTGGGCGAATTCGCCACGCAGTACACCTGCTCCGGCTGGTCGCTCATGTCCACGAATGGACTGACATGGACCAACGGCACGTCCACACAGGCGGTGTACGTCGTCACCAATTCCGCCACTATTCGCTGGAACTGGGAGACCAAATATTATCTGGATCTCTCCATGCAGGGAGAAGGCAAACTGGTTGATCGCTATGCCCGCTCCATGACCAGTCAATGGATGGCTGTGAGCAATATGGTTTTTCTGGAGGCCGTTCCCGATACCTATTCTTCTTTCAACAGCTGGACGGGAACCATGAATACCAGTGAGTCTCTCATCTTTTTCTATATGACCAAGTCCTATCAGCTCACCGCCCTGTTCGATACAAAGAAAACAACTCAGGGCGTCCCTTACTGGTGGATGGCACAATACGGCTGGACCGATCAGTTTGATATCAATGCCGGTCTCGATCAGGACGGCGACGGCTTCTTCACCTGGCAGGAATGGATTGCCTTCACCGTGCCCACCAATGCCGCCAGTTATCTGTCCGTCGACTCCTTCAATAGCAGCGGGACTAATCGCACGTTGTCATGGTGTGCCCAGACCAATCGCGTCTATCGCATCGATGCCATCACCAATCTGCTGTCCACCAACTGGATCTATCTCGCCACCCAGCTCACCTTCCCCGACACCAACGGCACCTATCAAATCACCGGCGACTGGCTTACCCGTCCCGAAGCCATCTTCCTCCTTCAGGTCGAAGAGCCCTGACAGCCTTCGAATGTCGCCCAATAACAAGGCGGTGTCGCATCGAGTACTCGTTGCCACCGCACTCCATGGCTTCTCATCGGCTCTTCCGACAAGCGAAAGCATCCTCAAAACACACGGACTATCCGACTACATTTTCAAACTGCCCCATTTCAGGCATTTTCACGCCGTCCATAACCCCCGACCCAAATAACGATCCAGGCTCGGGGTTTTCACCCCGAGCCCGTGGATTGGACGTATCGAAAACAGGCGTTAGAAACGCCCGAATTCGACATCATCCAGTTGAATAACCTCATCGGCGGCGGGCTTGCTTTTTTTCGGCGCCGCACTCCAGCCGTCGTTGCTGGACGAACGAGGTAATTGAGGTTTTTTGGGCGGAATGTCCCTCGATTTTTGTGCTGCGGGCAACCGTTTCGCCTGCTGATTTTTGCTCAATTGAAATGTAGCGATCTGTTCCTTCAGCAGATTCGCCTGACCGCTCAGTTCTTCGGCCGCCGCCGCAGTTTCTTCCGCATTGGCGGTGTTCTGCTGGGTAACCTGATCCACCTGAGTCAGGCCAACATTTATTTGTGCGACGCTTTCCGCCTGTTCGTTGGATGCCGCCGCGATTTCGCCCACCAGATCAGCGGCCTTGACAATACCACCAATAATACCCTGGAAGGATTCTGATGTCCCCTTGGCCACTTGCAGGCCGGTGGCCACTTTGGTTCCGGAAAGATCAATCAGATCCGCTGTTTCCTTGGCTGCCTTGGCACTGCGTCCGGCCAGATTACGCACTTCATCGGCCACCACGGCAAAACCCTTGCCATGCACGCCGGCGCGCGCCGCTTCCACGGCCGCATTCAGTGCCAGCAAGTTGGTCTGGAAGGCAATATCATCAATCACTTTAATGATTTTGGCGATCTGCAGGCTGGAGGTGTTGATGTCATTCATGGCCTCTACCATGCCGGACATCTGCTTCCCGCCGCTTTCTGCCGCATCGCGGGCCTGATTGGCCAACAGCGTCGCCTGGGTTGCATTTTCCGCATTGGTTTTTGTCTGCGAGGCAATTTCAGACAGGGAACTGGCCACTTCTTCCAGCGACGAGGCCTGTTCCGAAGCACCCTGAGACAGCGTCTGGCTTGCCCCGGAAATCTGCTGTGCCCCTGCAGTTACCTGCAGCACCGCCGTGGATACCTGCAATAATGCCGCATCCAGCGTGTGAATCATTCCGTTCACATTTGCTTTCAGATCGGCAAACTGTCCCTTGTACTGCCCTGTCATCTGTCCGGTTAAATCATTTTTGGCCGCCCGGTTGAGTACATCAGCGGTTTCATTCAGTGGTTTCACAATGGCCGTCATAATGCCGTTCAGTCCTTGTGCAATGCCGTTCCAGCTGCCTTCGTATTGTTCTGCATCCACACGAATATCCAGTTCTCCATCCTGACCGGCCTGCACCAGACGCTGAATATCCTCGCTCACTTTATTCAGTACGTTTATGCACGTATTCATGTTTTGTCTGTTCTTTTCGTAGTCCCCTTTGGCTTCGTCGGTGATCAGTTCAAGTGCCGCCCCATGCGCAATTTTTTCCATCACGCCACCAACCGTATTCAAACGACCTACCAGCACATCCATCATCTGATTTACGCCCTGAATCACTTCTTTGTACGCCCCCTGATGCCGATCCTCGTCGGCACGCACGGAAAGCGAGCCGTCGGCTCCCGCCTGGGCCAGTGTATTCGCATCATCGACCAGCGCTTTGATGTTCTCGCGCATGGCAATGAGGTATTCATGAATCTGATCATCATCCGACGCCTTTTCCATATCGGCGTTCATGTCTCCCTGACTGATGCGCGTTACATAGTTCACCAATTCTGTCATCCATGCGTGCATGCCATTGACGGCGTCCTTCATTATTTTATGATCGCCCGCACATTCAATTTCGACTTTTTCCCGCAGATCGCAGCTGCGAATCAATCGCAGTACCCGGTTTTCTTCCGCAATCGGCAGTAAAATTTCGTCGAGCATATCATTCACGCCCGTAACCATCTGCTGGAAGCCGCCGGAAAACAAGCTGGCATCACCACGCTCTTCTAAGTGTCCGAGTCGACCTGATTCTGACAAATGAGCCAGCACGGCATTCACGCGGTTCAGCACTGCGAGCAGCTCCTGAAAAGCTGCGGCCAGCTGTCCGATTTCGTCCGTCCGTTTCTCATGCAGTTCCACAGACAGATCTCCCTCAGCAATCGACTGTGCCGCTCCTGCCAGTCGTTTCAGCGGGCGGGAAATACCCAGAGCCAGCGATAACCCGAAGATCAGGCTGAAACCGGCCCCTGCGATGAGCAGGATGCTGAGCATCCAATAATTATTCGAGGCCAGCGCATCCCCTTCATGACTCGATTTTTCTCCCAGCTGAATATTAAGTTCTACCAATTGATCG of the Spartobacteria bacterium genome contains:
- a CDS encoding DUF481 domain-containing protein, whose amino-acid sequence is MMKRCIQSVILAAFMVSVSFADKDAGWQKQVGVAYVTPDDKKAGTYEGKVALGFQQKSGNTEQNQFDFGLTVLRHFESSRVKFRGQKAYEHTDGTDKTDNAMAGLLYSYDVTERSYFVSGLSWKYDDIADLTYRYTLNAGCGMRVYRSERSEAGMEAGPSYIVEKLGGTESDYLAAFVGLNAKHTFANGADCWADGTYIPRLDEFSTYLLHGEMGVNAPVYGGLGLQVTLTDDYNSLPAAGKEKNDFVVRGGVTYKF